The following are from one region of the Tenacibaculum dicentrarchi genome:
- the pruA gene encoding L-glutamate gamma-semialdehyde dehydrogenase, whose translation MARGFFKVPEAVNEPVKGYAPGSPEREELLATYKAMYNSNIDVPMHINGEEVRTGNTKNITPPHDHKHVVGQYHTADKSHVDTAISTALAARQEWSSTCWTERASIFLKAAELLAGPYRARMNAATMIAQSKNVHQAEIDAACEMIDFFRFNVQYMTDIFKDQPSSAPGIWNRVEYRPLEGFVYAISPFNFTSIAANLPAAAALMGNVVVWKPSDHQAYSAQVIVDLFKEAGLPDGVINVVYGDPVMISDTVLASPDFSGLHFTGSTHVFKNLWKQIGNNIHTYKTYPRIVGETGGKDFIWAHNSSNPLQVATAITRGSFEYQGQKCSAASRAYIPASMWEEVKGHLIAQTSEIKMGSPEDTSNFVNAVIHEGSFDKIASFIDAAKADADAEVIIGGNHDKSVGYFIEPTVIVAKSPTYATMTTELFGPVMTVFVYEDAEWEASLKLVDESTEYALTGAIFSTDRYIVEKASKALENAAGNFYINDKPTGAVVGQQPFGGGRASGTNDKAGSAQNLLRWTSVRLIKETLVSPSSYKYPFLG comes from the coding sequence ATGGCAAGAGGATTTTTTAAAGTTCCAGAAGCAGTAAACGAACCTGTAAAAGGATACGCTCCTGGTTCTCCAGAAAGAGAAGAGTTATTAGCTACTTACAAAGCGATGTATAATAGCAATATTGATGTGCCAATGCATATTAATGGTGAAGAAGTTAGAACTGGAAACACTAAAAATATTACACCTCCACACGATCATAAACACGTGGTTGGGCAATATCATACAGCAGATAAATCGCACGTAGATACTGCTATTAGTACTGCTTTAGCTGCAAGACAAGAATGGTCTAGTACTTGTTGGACTGAGCGTGCTTCTATTTTCTTAAAGGCTGCTGAATTATTAGCTGGTCCTTATAGAGCAAGAATGAATGCTGCAACTATGATTGCTCAATCTAAAAACGTTCACCAAGCTGAAATTGATGCAGCTTGTGAAATGATTGACTTTTTCCGTTTTAATGTACAGTATATGACTGATATCTTTAAAGATCAGCCATCTTCTGCACCTGGAATTTGGAACAGAGTTGAATACAGACCATTAGAAGGTTTTGTATATGCAATTTCTCCTTTTAACTTTACGTCTATTGCAGCTAACTTACCTGCAGCAGCTGCCTTAATGGGTAACGTTGTTGTTTGGAAGCCATCTGACCATCAAGCATATTCTGCACAAGTAATTGTAGATTTATTTAAAGAAGCTGGTTTACCTGACGGTGTAATTAACGTTGTATATGGTGATCCTGTTATGATTTCTGATACTGTATTAGCTTCTCCTGATTTCTCTGGATTACACTTTACAGGTTCAACTCATGTTTTCAAAAACTTATGGAAACAAATTGGAAATAACATCCATACTTACAAAACATACCCAAGAATTGTTGGAGAAACTGGTGGAAAAGATTTTATCTGGGCTCACAATTCATCAAACCCTTTACAAGTTGCTACTGCAATAACTAGAGGTTCTTTTGAGTACCAAGGTCAAAAATGTTCTGCGGCTTCACGTGCTTACATTCCTGCTTCTATGTGGGAAGAAGTTAAAGGTCATTTAATTGCGCAAACTAGCGAAATTAAAATGGGTTCTCCTGAAGATACTAGCAACTTTGTTAACGCTGTTATTCATGAAGGTTCTTTTGATAAAATAGCTAGTTTTATTGATGCTGCTAAAGCTGATGCAGATGCTGAAGTTATTATTGGTGGAAACCACGATAAATCGGTAGGATACTTTATTGAGCCTACTGTAATCGTTGCTAAATCGCCTACTTATGCAACTATGACAACTGAATTATTCGGTCCTGTTATGACTGTTTTTGTATACGAAGATGCTGAATGGGAAGCTTCATTAAAATTAGTTGATGAATCTACTGAATACGCATTAACTGGTGCTATCTTTTCTACTGATAGATACATTGTTGAAAAAGCTTCTAAAGCTTTAGAAAACGCTGCTGGAAACTTCTATATTAACGATAAGCCAACTGGTGCTGTTGTAGGACAACAACCTTTTGGTGGTGGTAGAGCTTCTGGAACAAATGATAAAGCAGGTTCTGCTCAAAACTTATTACGTTGGACTTCTGTTCGTTTAATTAAGGAAACTCTTGTATCTCCTTCTAGTTACAAGTATCCTTTCTTAGGATAA
- a CDS encoding glutaminase: MNYQKIIQEIFSTVDTIENKGALASYIPELANLNPNKFGVHISTTNNIKYGIGNYQEKFSIQSIAKVLSLCLAYKILDGDLWNRLGVEPSGNPFNSLLQLENDNGIPRNPFINAGAIVISDVLISNLKNPKEDLLAFIKSLSGNNDINYSAKIAASEKSVGYRNVALCNFIKSFGNIKNEPSKVLDFYFDLCSLELSCEHLSDLFLFLANNGKAPHNGKQILSKSQSKRINALMQTCGFYDESGQFAFKVGLAGKSGVGGGIVAILPNEYSIVVWSPKLNEKGNSYKGMKFLEHFTTLSEQSIF; this comes from the coding sequence ATGAACTACCAAAAAATAATACAAGAAATATTTTCAACTGTTGATACTATTGAAAATAAAGGAGCATTAGCTTCTTATATACCTGAACTAGCAAACTTAAATCCTAATAAATTTGGTGTTCATATTTCTACAACCAATAATATAAAATATGGAATAGGTAATTATCAAGAAAAATTTTCTATTCAAAGTATTGCTAAAGTTTTATCACTTTGTTTAGCTTACAAAATACTTGACGGAGATTTATGGAACAGACTTGGAGTTGAACCTTCAGGAAATCCTTTTAACTCGCTTCTTCAACTAGAAAATGACAACGGAATACCTCGGAATCCTTTTATTAATGCAGGAGCAATTGTTATTTCAGATGTTCTTATTAGTAATTTAAAAAATCCTAAAGAAGATTTATTAGCATTTATTAAAAGTCTTTCTGGCAATAATGATATTAATTATTCTGCTAAAATTGCGGCTTCCGAAAAATCTGTAGGTTATAGAAATGTAGCCCTTTGTAATTTTATAAAATCCTTCGGAAATATTAAAAATGAACCTAGTAAAGTTCTCGATTTTTATTTTGACTTATGTTCGTTAGAATTAAGCTGTGAGCATTTATCTGATTTATTTTTGTTTTTAGCCAATAACGGAAAAGCTCCACATAATGGAAAACAAATATTAAGCAAAAGTCAATCAAAAAGAATCAATGCTTTAATGCAAACTTGCGGATTTTATGATGAGTCTGGGCAGTTTGCTTTTAAAGTAGGTTTAGCAGGAAAAAGTGGTGTTGGTGGTGGTATTGTTGCTATACTTCCAAATGAATATAGTATTGTTGTTTGGAGTCCTAAATTGAATGAAAAAGGAAATTCTTACAAAGGAATGAAGTTTTTAGAGCATTTTACTACTTTATCAGAACAATCTATTTTTTAA
- a CDS encoding DEAD/DEAH box helicase, with product MKFTDLHLNTDILKALSKEKYHTATLVQQKVIPLVLNKKDVIVGSQTGSGKTAAFALPIINNLLEKQDSEKTQKKIKALIVSPTRELAIQIEQSFNTYAKHTNIITGVVYGGISTKAQKEVLAKGIDVLVATPGRLIDLHEQGSVDLRLLKTFVLDEADLMLDMGFINDVKRIEELCPRKKQTLLFSATMPEKVSELAKEMLYNPETINVTPTNNTVNKIGQLLYYTPKKHKVDLCLHLLRNTIQGRIIIFRRTKYGVDKLEQTLIKNGYKVTSVHGDKTQILRNKAIEDFKSNKANILIATDVAARGIDIHKIDAVINVDIPNVPETYVHRIGRTGRAGKSGIAFSLCGADETSYIKGIQELLKRPIKVIEDHPFLLVKPKHKKQPNTISKNKKGRKSEASKKKKKRWY from the coding sequence ATGAAGTTTACAGATTTACATCTTAATACCGATATTTTAAAAGCTCTTAGTAAAGAAAAATATCACACAGCTACGTTAGTACAACAAAAAGTAATTCCGTTAGTACTAAATAAAAAAGATGTAATTGTTGGGTCGCAAACAGGGTCGGGTAAAACAGCCGCTTTTGCTTTACCAATTATCAATAATTTACTAGAAAAACAAGATTCTGAAAAAACTCAAAAGAAAATTAAAGCCTTAATTGTTAGTCCTACTAGAGAGCTAGCAATACAAATTGAACAAAGCTTTAATACTTACGCTAAACATACAAATATTATTACAGGAGTTGTATATGGTGGAATATCAACCAAAGCACAAAAAGAAGTTTTAGCCAAAGGAATTGATGTTTTAGTAGCAACACCTGGGCGTTTAATCGATTTACACGAACAAGGTAGTGTAGATTTAAGACTCTTAAAAACGTTTGTTTTAGATGAAGCTGATTTAATGCTAGACATGGGATTTATCAATGATGTAAAAAGAATTGAAGAACTTTGTCCTCGTAAAAAGCAAACCTTATTATTTTCGGCTACAATGCCCGAAAAAGTGAGTGAACTGGCTAAAGAAATGCTTTATAATCCTGAAACAATAAATGTTACCCCGACTAACAATACTGTTAATAAAATAGGGCAATTATTATATTATACACCTAAAAAACATAAAGTAGATTTATGTTTACATTTATTACGCAACACAATACAAGGGCGTATTATTATTTTTAGACGTACAAAATACGGAGTTGATAAATTAGAGCAAACTCTTATTAAAAACGGATACAAAGTAACAAGTGTTCACGGAGATAAAACTCAAATTTTACGTAATAAAGCAATTGAAGACTTCAAAAGCAATAAAGCAAATATTTTAATTGCTACCGATGTTGCCGCTCGTGGTATTGATATTCATAAAATTGATGCCGTAATTAATGTTGATATTCCTAATGTTCCTGAAACTTACGTTCACAGAATTGGTAGAACTGGTAGAGCAGGAAAATCGGGAATTGCATTTTCATTATGTGGCGCCGATGAAACTAGCTACATAAAAGGTATTCAAGAATTATTAAAAAGACCAATTAAAGTTATTGAAGATCACCCTTTTTTATTAGTAAAACCTAAGCATAAAAAACAACCAAATACCATTAGTAAAAACAAAAAAGGACGAAAATCTGAAGCTTCTAAAAAGAAGAAAAAACGTTGGTATTAA
- a CDS encoding GlcG/HbpS family heme-binding protein codes for MNITLSEAKKVIDTATLKAVALNTKMSISVVDAGASLVAFERMDGAFIGPIDIAMKKAKTAALFGKDTSILGELSQPGAPLYNIEHSNNGLITFAGGVPIKNKDGIIIGAIGVSGSTVENDFQVAQAGVNSILE; via the coding sequence ATGAATATAACCTTATCCGAAGCAAAAAAAGTAATCGATACTGCAACTTTAAAAGCAGTAGCTTTAAATACAAAAATGAGTATTTCAGTTGTAGATGCTGGAGCTAGTTTAGTAGCTTTTGAACGTATGGATGGTGCTTTTATTGGTCCTATTGATATTGCTATGAAAAAAGCTAAAACAGCCGCTTTATTTGGAAAAGATACTAGTATTCTTGGCGAATTATCGCAACCTGGAGCTCCTTTATATAATATTGAACATTCTAATAATGGATTGATTACTTTTGCTGGTGGCGTTCCTATAAAAAATAAAGACGGAATTATTATTGGCGCTATTGGTGTTAGTGGTAGCACGGTGGAAAATGATTTTCAAGTAGCACAAGCGGGTGTAAATTCTATTTTAGAATAG